One Dysidea avara chromosome 8, odDysAvar1.4, whole genome shotgun sequence genomic window, CACATTAACAATTCAGCTAGTAGATACTGGGACACAGTGTATTAACATGACGTTGACATCAACCTCAACAGTGAGACATATCCACACACACATTAATCACCACACAATTTTGTCTATCATTAATCAGGACAATATCTGaccataatatgtaatattttagCAAGCATATTTAGTGATAGATCAGTAGAGGTGGCAACGTCAATTTCTATATAATCCTGCATAAATTTCCTTAGTGTTGAGCTTATTTTCAGTAGTCAGAACATACTGAGTTCACTGCATCACTTGTGTATTACCTTGTAGGTACAAATTACAGTGTTGGATAAGAATGACAACATACCAATAATTGAAGAAGACTGTTATTTCTGGAACATCAGTGAGGGCAGTCTGCCAGGACAATCATTCATAGAAATTCGAGCATCAGACATGGATCTTGATATGAATGCTTACATTTGTTTTGAAATAATAAACAGCCCAGATAGTAagtaaatttttaatttttagatCATAAGTTTAAATGGCACTCTTCTTACAGATGCATTTGCTATTGACTGCAATGGTCACTTAAGAACAGTGACAACCTTGGATCGAGAACAAACAGATTATTATGAGTTCACTGTGATGTCATATGATGCAGGTATGCCTGTGTTAAGAGATTCAACATTGGTTAAAGTCAATGTAACTGACATCAATGACAATACTCCCATAATTGATGGATTTAATAATATGGCAGCTCTTTGTGaggtatgtacaatacacacatctaTGGTAACTGTACTACCAGTGGTACCTCTAGCATGATCCTATTGGAACTTCATTGTTCAACTTCACTGGAGATGATGAAGACTTGGGCAGCAATGCGGTGTTCTACTTCAGCTTATCAGACACTCATGATCCGTTTCCATTTACTCTCACCTATGATGGACATTTGACGATTGCTGGTGATATCGACTTTGAGTCATTGGTTAACCGTgattgtgaaactccccaatACTATGTAAGTAggatcacatgcacacatgttgACTGTGTTTTATTCCACACATATCTGTCCAGCTCACTGTGGAGATCATTGACAATGGTACAAATGCAACAATTGATCATACAAGATCCTCTTTTGGTCATATCAATATTTCAGTCTGTGACATCAACGATCACATACCACGATTCACAGATAGGGTAAAGACAGATCCTATCCAGTATAATACCTTTTACAGTTGTGTTTCTTGTAGCAATTCATGATTTGTATCAAAGAGAACCACACAGTTGGTTCTTCAATATACACGTTCACTGCAACTGATGATGATTGTTATCCTGAGAACAGAGAGTTGTTCTATTATGTTGTTGGTCAGTTCTCCACAAGCAGTGCTAATCCAAATATTAGTCACATGTGTCTTACAACAGGAGGAGACAGTGCCAAATATTTTGAAGTTGACTTACAAACAGGAACATTGTCACTAGCACTGTCAGTGGTAAGTATTCATGTCAGTATCACACAAGTCTGTTGACAATATCACACCTCAGGATCGGGAGACACAAATAACACATGAAGTATTTGTTGCAGTCACCAATTTCCCAATTGATCCACGCACTGTAAGTATTAATATTTAACAATGTGAAGTAACAGTTACTTAAATATTCTTTTCAAATTTCTGCTATCAACCAAACGATGCACAGAACCAATACCAATGTAAGTTATTAATAGTTTTAAGTTATTGTATGTGGTGACCGTGTGATCATCTTACAGTGGCCATGGTCAGTACAACAACAGTATGTGTGGAGGATATTAATGACAACCCACCACAATGTCTGCTCAACCCATATGTAGCAGGTGAGATAGAGTGGTTTTCAATGATGCTACTGACACTGTCACATGCGATTACATTATCATTTCCTTATTTCACTATGACCTATAGCATATGAGAGCTACCATTGGTAAAAGTTATGGAACTAGGTTTAAATTACGAATTTACTGCTTCAaaagatcaagacactctaatagagcagtcatctaccTTCAATTTCTTACAGAATAATCAGGTTTGCCTCACCTTCTAAAATTTTCTAGTTACACCCTAGCTGTGCAGTTACATACATTGTATTTACAGCATATGTACTATTGCACACAAACACAAGAAATTATAGCTGTTATAAATCCTCTCGTACCAGATATCCCAGCCACATCTCAGCATATGAATGTTTTCTTTCAAGAGATGTAATAAGCTCTACTAGTGCTATATAGTGTTGTACCAATGAACTTCATTATGCAAGCATCAAATAATTTATATAGTACATTAAATGTTATTTTACCATGCAAATATATTTCTACCCAGCTATTGGTCATGATTTGGCATATGGATCTGAATTTGCTACAATTATCGTAAGTATTTCATAAAACACATCACACATATATTACAAATTATTGTTAACAGACAACCGACATGGATATTGGCAACCATAGTGTGCATTGGTATGAGCTGGAGAATACTGATGTGCCATATCTGATAGAACGAGAGACTGGAGTGATGACTACAACTGCTTTGTTCCGTGATAAAATTGGACAAATATACTACAACAGAATTCGTGTATATGACAATTATGGTCAAGCCCCCAGCTTGTTTGCTCTCTGTGACCTCCGAGTATGTTTTAATGACAACGTGAAATGATACATATTATTTTATTGGTCTTATTTCTCAGGTATATGTTGTCAGTGATGAATATCGTATCATCATCATAGTCAATCTTCCTATTGAAATAGTCCGTATGAACATTGTGTCAATCATTAAGTGAGACAAGACAAACATATGTCATAGTACGTTATATTGTTGCAATTTTGCAGTATTTTCCAGAGAGCTACAGGATGCTTGATCGGTATTGACACTATCAGGCCAAGAACCAGCGATGAAGAAGACTCTTTCCAGATCTCTCAGTGAGTGATACCTCATATTTTCTGTTAATTTATGGCAAACAATCATCACAACATGTTACTATTACAGAACTGATGTTATTGTTCACGGCATTGACCCAGTCACTTTTGAACTTAAACCTCGTGGTCCAATAATATCGTAAGAATTTGAGTAGTAAATTTATAACTAGTTTCACACTTTCTCTTATATAATAGTATAATAGATCGCATGTACAGTACAATTAACACTTCAATTCATCAAGCTGTCGGAGCATCTGTCCTTCAAGTCAGGGTAAGTGCCAGTTTTATGACAAAGAAATTCCTTTAAAGTTATTTATGGTCTCCAGCGTTTCCCAGTAGATGAAAATGATGATAATTCAGACTTATTGGTAATTCTTTGGATTGTCATAGCCTTCCTAGTCGCAATAGCAATAGTGTTATGCTGTTGCTTCATATGTTGCTACTGCTGGGAGAGAAGAAGGTAATGGCATGAGCTAGTGTAAATATTTGTTCACCCTGTTGTTCTCTTGTAGGAGAAAACTAGCTCACAAAGAACTCAGTAAGATAATTTTCAACTGTATGTGATCAATGTTTATTATTCTTCATTATTTTTAGAATCTGTTGTCTCTTTGGATCAGTTTGAAAATACTGACAAGTAAGTGTCTAGGAAATGTGTTTATATGTTAGAATTACACATTGAATGTGTTGTGTTTTGTGGTGTTATCATTGGCCCAGCGGCACTTACATAAACTGTAAATTTTCAGTCTCCTTCTATAATTATATACCACACAATTAATTGACATGATACCATAGTTCCTATTCAGTTTAATGGTAACGAAagttaagatactctaatagaacagtcaactcaCTGTTTGGCCCCTGCTATTGGGCATAGTATAGGTAGTATGGACAGAGTGCTGGAGCTGCTTCACATTATACATTTGCAAGTTATTATTTGCACTCTAGGGTCAATCATCTACCTAATTATTGATCCAATTAAAAGCCAGGCTAATATCAACAAAATTTACAAGCAAGGCATGATTCTCAATTAATAGCATGTTTATATAGAGAACATACATGCATGACTGTATACGCTAATTTTGTCATTGTAGTGGTGGAGTATATCAAAATCCATTGTGGGTGCAGCCTTATGCAGAGTGGCAGGAAGAGTCTCAGTCACAGGAAATTGTTATGTAAGTGAAGGAATGAGTTGTGGTACTGATTTCTGACAATTTGTCATCTGTAGTGACGTTGATGATGAACCTGTCAGTGAAGTCAACCTAATTTATGCATCCCAGGTGAGATTTTGTATCCATTAAATGTGTGGCGCTAACAATGTAATGAATTTTGTGTTAGGAGTTAGAGATACCTGTCACTCAGTGTGAAGATGAGGACAGTGACGATGAGATGAAGAACGTACAACCGCCAGACTACTCAAACAGCATGAGGCTTGGTCAATATGTTGATGACACACAAACTTCTACCAGATACTCCTCTGCACAGGCCTACAGTCAACCATCTACATCTTATCAAAAGCAAAGTACATCATATCGTACCAGTGGCTATGGTGACACTACTGGTGGCTATGGTGGCTCTGATTCCTATGAAGCTGTGTCAGGGAATATTGGTGGAGGTACTACTAGTACAACCACAACACGCACAGTCTCTTACAAGAAGACAGCCTCCTACAAGAGAACCATAGAAGTTCCTGAGACCGTAGAGACTGTTGAAGTGATTCACACCACCTCTCCTACTACCCCTTTTGAAACAGAAGATGAGAACACAGGTTTGCTGTCTGATGGTAATCAATTTAATTTTGATGAAGACTGATCGAAACTATAACTTGACACAAATCACatttactttttattatttatcGTTTGGTGCTTATTacttcacacatacatacacaaatatacacatacgtacacaaGCACAATCTTGTAGATGTATTTAAAATAAATCCGGATATTTAGagtatacaaaataattattctccGGATATTCGTTGTGAGTATTTGGTAGCTAGTTGGTCGCGGATCTGATGGGACAATGTTCTGGAAAGGTATCGACGAAGAAATTCGTGTGTGGTGACTTAATAGAAGACACAGGACTACGATATGCTACACTACGACCCATCGATGTCAACGTGACGATTAGCGGAGAACAATTACCACAAGCTGCTGAACAGAGATTACAGATTAGAGAAATATTAAAGGAGCACTCAGAAGGCTCGCAGTTTTCAAAGAAGACTTTTTCCGTGTTGCCAGATGTGGCGACGTTGGCAGAAGTCCATTTTGGGATAGGGTGTGAAATTGAACGCTATCACTTCTGTAGCGAGAAACACATAGGTGCCAATCATGACTTCCTCACGGGTGACGAGGTGAGAGACAGCAGTAAAACGTACAGTTTCGATTTAGTGGGATACAAACAAGTTCGAGAGTTGTCCTTGACGTTGGATATTCGACCTCGTGTGGGTCCTTTAGCCGGAAAGAACATTTCTTTTTGGTGGCGAAACGATACCCTTCAAGTCAAAGGTGGAGGCCCAAACTACTCTTTCTCATTTGCGAGACACCATTGGTACCATTCCTTCAGTAGTGTGACAGAATTCTGCAAGATTTGTCTACACATTGCTCACCATGTCCCTAGAACAGCAGCTATTGGTCTACACGACTTTCTTGTACTGAATGACGATCAGGAAGCACCAGAAGAACGTCTTATACAGGAACAACCTTGGACGCTATCCCAAATTGCTGGTCGTAGCCTCATGTGTCATCTGGATGCTATTCCCCATGGACTAGCCATTCCCACAAGATACCTGTCAAAGATATACAGTGGCTGTGACCCAGTTGACGTGACATTGCATTTGTGGCCTAGCACATTTCACAATGGGAAGAGTTGCAGGGTTACAGTGTTGGATGGGTTGTTGTACTGTGAGCTAACACACATGAtcatgttaaggtacaacataGGTCCCAGTTACCAGCTGAAGTGGTACGAGAACTTCAAGCCTGTTTCGGGGATGCAGCAGATTGGAGTGCACTCTAAGAGAGTTGATTGTTTTATTGTCAACAAGTATGTTGATAGCGAGCTTGAAGATGTGTTCTATGGTGAAGAGCAGTCACTGAAATCCACTGTACCAATTATAATCTCACTAGTTGGGTTTGAGGTTAAAGACTTGTATGTTAATCCTTCAATGACTGTCAAAGAGTTTGATAAAGAAGTTAGAAAATTGTTTGGCTTGAAGTCTGATAGTTTCTTAGTGTTACTCCCTGAGGGGGATTTGTCACCACAGTATAGCAGAAATGACCAATGGAAATGTGTTTACTCCTTGTTGCTTGGCAGCCAGACTCAGCATAGACCAAGCAGTTCCGGATCAGAGAACTTTACTCGTAGAAGTTCCCATCGCAATGGAAGCAGCAACTATGCCCCCAGAAGTCAAAGCAGTATAGCTGATTCACCACAGCACCAATCCTCAAGCTCATTTAGACCATGGCAGCCATTCCAACGTTCTAATTCAGTACGACAGTCGTCTTCCTCCAGTAACTACGGACCCTCATCATTTCAGAGGTCAATGTCAATTCGACCAACAACTAAATCTGCTCCCTCACCAATGGTGTTGGCTACAAAGTTGCTTTCTAATGACTGCAGAAATTTTCCGATGCACAAGAACATTCATAGCCTGAGCGTTGATGAGGTTTATGATATGCCAATGTACAGTTATGACCTGGAGAGGTACGGCATATTTAGTCACTCAGTAGTGCAAGTTTTTGAGGTGACAGGACCAACAGTGCCCATTTCATTCTGTGGATCCACAGCTCAGCAGCGTAGCACTGGCCAAGCTTCAAATTCAACCTCCTCGCATGTTAAAAGCCGATCCATTAATCTTATGGACATCAACCCAGCATGGCCCATCCCCACACTTACACAATATGTTGAAGCAATAATCTGTCCTCGTCAGGCTGTGTCACAGAAGAAAATCACACTGGGTAGTAATACACTCATTGATACTGTGGACGTCATGAAGCTAAAGGTATCAGAAATTCTTGACGTGTGGAAACCTGTGTGGTGGAAAACAAAGGGATCCTCTTCAGCACATAAAATGTCATCGAAAGACATTACTCCTGAAGATGTCTTGATCATTGAGGCAATGAATCACCAATACAATTGaattgtaatatattacatatccACAGCTTTATTATATCATTTGATTGAAAATTTCTATATATTTATTTCACAAATTTTATTTCATTAAATTGTATACTAAAATATCAGTCATAAATTTTATTTCAATATTGTATATCTCTAATTGTACATAATAAAACATTTCAagtaatgtgtgtatatataacaatttgacacctcagatcaaaggaattccagaggatacatttgccatgtataccttTACAGGAATACATCTGAATGTACACCGGTGTGTattgaaatgtatcccgggATGCACTTttaaagagcaagccactttcatcaaagcaagcatggccttgatgtggatgtGGTAgttctgtttgttttatacaagctcagaccGAAATCAATTGTGGAATGCCCACTtgatgattaccacaaattgaagtgttgccacaagaagcactcaaatgaagtatccttgccattctacaagttgggaaatgttacttaaaggttagaactagtcttacagtgcatTCACAAGCGTTTCGGCACATTTTTGAATGTgcacacacccacattacaaatGACACGAGTTAACTACTCTATAATGAAGTTTAcccctttaggtctttagtatatGCTGTGAGTAGTCTTTAAACAATGCacaagcattaaaacacttgtaaattccccGAAATTTGCCCTACTCGACTTTTTCATGATATCCGTAGGACTCGTctgtttattataacaatcgtagctacaacgttacttgctgcctaaccataatcgaatctttcaggcatgcatataaaaccaatccagtggttacactcATATTGGCATCAAGGCTATCATATCAGCCTGaatggaagtgttacatattagttgtagCATGGGCActcatgatttgcctgatatgtatgcccgcagcccttgggctttgggcatacatatcaggcaaatcacaagtgcccatgttacaactataaaattagtggcatgagggctttgcctgatatgtatgcctgagtgcccgagggccgcaggcccaagggtatacatatcaggcaaagcccaaatgccctgtgttacagctaatatgtaacacttatcaggccagctgatagcctgtacagggcgatcaatcacccaagccaatacgagtgcagtcACTGGATATAATTTATTacatatgcatacctaaaatttttgattatgggtcagcagctggttacgttcagttacaatgaatgtacatatcctagagatatcacagagaatttcggttacgtgagtttaatgttttaatcagtgctatatTGAATTGTTTACAGAAACAGtatggagttcactaaaggcctagataggttgTAGaatggttactccgtgcagagtagTAGCTTCACGATGGGGATGTGTCTGTATCCGAAAACGTGCAGAAACGAtcagtgaataagctatagcactactTGAATTTCATCATGAAAACTACTCAGAcagagagcattttgttatcctcgccatcctacgagttgaaataggttagacctggttgtgcatcctaatcacatgagtattaatcaatccccacaatcgattttggcctcaacgtctatataatcactgcccagttgtataTAGCTTGGCTaaatttcgtatgtagcccgggcggctcctttgatctgaggtgtgaaagtgttacattctATGCATCAATGATATAATGTAATTAGTTGCAAAGGGTCAACAGGACTTAATGACAAAAGGAGAACTGAGAGAGAATCCTGGTGATGGGACCAAGAGGAGTAATAAGTGTAGTTTATTGTAAATGTGTAGTTTGCATGCCAAACCTGCATAAGAAGGTCACTGATAATCCCCAGATGTGTCATAAGTGTACACAGAAGCCAATACGTGCTGGGGTCTTCTGTGTACAAAGAGACCTTGATGTAACCACTATGTGTGCTCTTTTCATTGGGGAGGCTACAGCCATGACCAATATAACTACCATGTATCTGTGATAAACAGAGCTTGTACTCCAACTGAAGTGATTTACCAAGTACAGAAACAGGAAAGAGTGTTTGTTTTTGCTGAAATGATGAAGTACTTTATAATAGTTATAACATTTGATACAATTCACTGTGAGCGCTTTCTGAATGCAAACACTACCATACATGGTAAACCACAATAAGCATCACACTATTAAAATGCCTCACCGATCACATCCCATTCTTCTTGAGATAGTAATATACTGAGTAGTTATGGTAAACAAAAGACTTTATATAGTCTATAGTCTAGTGTGTGTATACAGTTTGTCCAGTGCATGCATCCTACATCATCATAGAATTGAATGTTGTCTTGTGTAAAAGAATTCATGGAAGTCCTGCTTTAACACCAACTCCACGTTGTGTCCTAGCATCCTAAACAGCATGAAGAGATTTTTCTCCTTTTACTGCACAGGCTTCATAACAATTTCAAAAAGATGTAACTAGCTTACAATCACCATTAGCAAGGGCATCCTTCATATACCAGATCACAAACTGAAACCATAATATGGCTAGTTACAGTTTGCCATCTTCTTTCTGGCATAAAAAGTCTACCTCTTGATTTACCTCCATAGCACTTAGCACCGCAAAAAATACTACATGCAATtcaccacaccactactactacagtatAAGTACACTACTGTCTACTCCACTGATATCAATCCATACAATGCAATATACTGCATATAGCACCCTTACAGAAGTTTATGTTGATGGAAGCCCCTTGTAATAGAAGACACCACTTGGTACCAGGCACAACAGTAGCAAGGCACCAACACTTTCAACACAACAGCTAGTTGCATGAGATACACCTGCACAGTGCACACACTTCCTCGTAGTGACTATAAACTCTATTACTAACTGCTTGTACCTTACCAGGAGACTGAGGGAAGTGTATCAGATATTCTGGAACATCCCGGCACCTTCAAGGTCGAAGTCATACTTGGTTACAAAAGTAGAGCTTTGCTATATGTAAATGTACACAGGCTATCACTACACATACCACCCACTCCTATTTTCTGTAATCATTTGGTCATGGCAGCACCTTGTTGGTTTTTTATTGATGAAGTCCAAATAATTGAGATGGACACTATATCAAATGCACCAACCAAAACTCCATAGCTGAAGATGCTTGGTCATTGAGGTAATATAATATATCTGCAGTGTTATTATCATTCAATCATTTCttaacattaattttcattCACAAATTATATTTCATTAATTTAATATCTCAAATCATCCAtaattacaacataattataatatacacGTGCATTTATCATTGATATAATGTAATTTAGTTGCAATGACTTGTTCATTGGAGAGAGAAATTTACAACTATGACTAACTACCGGCATACATCTGTGTGATAAATAATAACAACTTGTACTCCAATTGAAGTGATTATACCACATACAGGAACAGGGAAGAGTGTTTTGTTTTCGCTTCCTTCAGCTGAAATGATGGGAGTACTTTATATAGTTAATAGAGCATTTGAGATGGTTCACTGCAGACGTTTTCTGAATGCAAACACCAGGTATAGAcctaccatatatggtaaaccACAATAAGCAACACTTTAAAATGCCTCACCAATCACATCCCATTCTTCTTGAGATATTTCACCCTATAGTGATATAGTAGTTATAGTAAACACAAGGCTATattatagtgtagtgtgtgcatacaGTTTGTCTATCCAGTGCTTGCATCCTGTAGAGGAGGTCAACATCTTCAACGAATTGTTGTCTTGTGTGAAAGAATTCATGGAAGTCCTGCTTTAATACCAACTCCATGTTGTGTTCTTCCAACATTCTAAACAGCATAAAGAGACTTTTCTCCTCTTGCCACATATATAGCATAAATGGTGTAACTAGCTTACAGTCACCATTAACAAGGACATGAAGGGCTATGGAGATGTTGTTCTTCATCACCAGAAAGATGACGAAACCATAATATAATTGCAATTCTTTCTGGCATAAAAAGTTTATCTTGATAGCACTTAGCAAAAAAACCTCTCAATAGCACTCAGCATAGGAAAAATACCTTATTTGCAATTCCATATTAGTGCTATAACATCATTTGCTATCTCGATACAACAGTAAGCACATTCCACTGATATCAACCCATACAATATATGTATAACATTCTGCAAATTAGTACCCATAAAGAGGTTTATGTTGACAGAAGTCCTTTGTAAAAATAGTGGAAGCCCCAACATACCACTTGGTACCAGGCACAACAGTAGCAAGGGATCAACACCTTTAGCAAAACAGCTACTTGCATGGGACACACCTGCCTCTTTATATACTTGTAGTGATTATATATAACACTAACTGTATACCTACCTTACTAGGAGAAGGAAGTGTATTAGATATTCTGGAACATCCACCACACCTTCGAGGTGGAAGTTATACTTAGCTCCAAACAATGGAATATCATCGATGTTAAATGATGGGATGGCAGAGTAGATGCTGCTGCCACACATGTGGTCACCCTCAGTAGAGGATCTAAATCGACACCTGCAAGAGGAGGGCAGACAATTATAAGGATTATAGTGCACCCTTAGGAGCATGTTAAAAGTGTCTACACTAGAGAGAAATCCTGATTTTAGGTGTGTATGGATAGATATCCTTTTTTCAGGTATCCTTCACCCACAATAAAAATCAAAACACTTACATATCCTTCAATAAAAGGCACAATGGATGTTTTCTACTTGAATGACAAAAGCACATGACATTGTTTGGACATATGTTTAATTGGCAGGGATTATGATTAGAAATTTTGTTCCTTAACTATATTGGCAAGGCTACTCATTTACTGGCATAAGCTTTAATTTGGTAAATAACTACATGTAATTCACCAATTTACCAATTTAACTTCCTCACCAATAAGTATACAATATTTAATCACGATAAACTATACATGTATCATCTGTTCAATTTAACACCCTTACACTAATTCATTGGAATCAATAGTGGTTCCAATTAAGAAGCCTCCTGGTCGCAGGTTCTCACATAAATTCAATAACATCATCTTTGCCTGAGCAGCACTCTCAAAACAGTATTGGAGGGAAAACTGACAACTGGCGATGTTGAACCTCATGTAAGGATTCTTATACACATCTCGTAGTCTCACCTGCATACCAATTAAATCCACCATAGCTACTATGAATAGAACAAGCAGACCAGCACAATTTTAACTTGAACAGTGAAACTTGTGTGTCACCTTTCTAAACTGGCCATGTTGTAATTTCTAAATGTGCAATTAGTATGACCTATGTAATCACCTACTTAATATCACTATGTAATAAGGTCACTTGTCAATTTTCAACTTGAAATTCCCCCAAATGTGTACACCTGATGTAGCCACTTGGTCAGGAAATATTGGCCCAAAGCAACAGGAGTATAGACAAGATGTAGATGGTGCCACTCACTCTTGTACAATCGGCAGTGTGGAATTCAGCATTGAATAGTGGCTGCCTGTGACGACCTCTCATCCTGTCTGAGTTGTATCTGGTATCACATTGTTCAATGGACGTGGCTGCAATATCTGTAATGTAACCACAGTGGTAATGCAAAGTATGTACACCATGATCATAAAAAGCACTGTGatttcaatttagtaattaCCCCCTAAAGGGACTTGAATGCCTGTGGGTTCTAGCCCCTAGCTTACCTGCTCCAACAAGATAAGAGATGTTTCCCTCTTTCCACTTGAGCAAGTCTCCTCCCTTGCCACAACACATGTCTAGCACGGTGTAATCTCTTTGGAGTATGTGCATGCGGATCAGCACACTCTTCACCCAGTTGTTGAAGTTGCGTAGATAAAATATTCGACTCTATTATGGGACCAATCACACTTATTACGCATACAAATATACATAATGGCCTACAAACAAGCCCGGCCTTATGATTATGAAAAAACAACATACTGGTACTATTATCCAGGAGGCCTAGGGTTAGACTTAAAAAAGAATACAAAAAATTGCCAAGTTCATAAAGTAGCCTAGGTGGTTGTTCCACTAGCTGTTTTGATATTGCAGGAGATGAAATTTTGCTTGCTGGTAAAATACAAGTAAAGAGGTATCTGTACTGATAGAATTGCTTATTGATATACTGTGAGATAGTAAAATGGAGGTAGATGAAGTAAGTCTTGGTGTAGTACTATCTGTGGCAACTAGCATTTCTTCTATTTTATAGGCTCTGTCAGTTTAGTAATTGTTTTACTGAGTATGTTATCCACAGCACATTAATGCAGGATCTTATGCACACCACTACTCATTGGAGTGTACACTGTTCCTTTCACTGATAATGGGCATACAAGTGTTGTAGTGAGCTACCAGCAGTGTATCCTTTCAAATTAAAAGGCAGCATGCCCCTCATAATGCATACAAAAATCAAGAACTCAAGGTTTTCttccaaaaaaaaagaaaaaaaagttgagTTGCCTTTCTCTAAACAGGGAACCAACTGATCATCATGATGGTGAGAGACAAGATAACAGTGGTCTCGTGCAACTTTCTAATTATACAGTTTATAAGTCTTGTACTGAGACTGATGGAATAAGTGCAGATCAGTTCAGCAT contains:
- the LOC136264520 gene encoding mRNA cap guanine-N7 methyltransferase-like: MASTSGSKRKLPEDNLPGKEYNIPQVEKFVTSEKNAKKDKSRIFYLRNFNNWVKSVLIRMHILQRDYTVLDMCCGKGGDLLKWKEGNISYLVGADIAATSIEQCDTRYNSDRMRGRHRQPLFNAEFHTADCTRVRLRDVYKNPYMRFNIASCQFSLQYCFESAAQAKMMLLNLCENLRPGGFLIGTTIDSNELVCRFRSSTEGDHMCGSSIYSAIPSFNIDDIPLFGAKYNFHLEGVVDVPEYLIHFLLLVRMLEEHNMELVLKQDFHEFFHTRQQFVEDVDLLYRMQALDRQTGEISQEEWDVIGLYLVFAFRKRLQ
- the LOC136264518 gene encoding cadherin-87A-like produces the protein MVSTTTVCVEDINDNPPQCLLNPYVAAIGHDLAYGSEFATIITTDMDIGNHSVHWYELENTDVPYLIERETGVMTTTALFRDKIGQIYYNRIRVYDNYGQAPSLFALCDLRVYVVSDEYRIIIIVNLPIEIVRMNIVSIINIFQRATGCLIGIDTIRPRTSDEEDSFQISQTDVIVHGIDPVTFELKPRGPIISIIDRMYSTINTSIHQAVGASVLQVRRFPVDENDDNSDLLVILWIVIAFLVAIAIVLCCCFICCYCWERRRRKLAHKELKSVVSLDQFENTDNGGVYQNPLWVQPYAEWQEESQSQEIVIDVDDEPVSEVNLIYASQELEIPVTQCEDEDSDDEMKNVQPPDYSNSMRLGQYVDDTQTSTRYSSAQAYSQPSTSYQKQSTSYRTSGYGDTTGGYGGSDSYEAVSGNIGGGTTSTTTTRTVSYKKTASYKRTIEVPETVETVEVIHTTSPTTPFETEDENTGLLSDGNQFNFDED